CGGCGGGACGCAACCGCGCCATGCATCGCGTCGCGATAGATCGCCGATCACCGTGGATTTCAACACCCGGCGCCCCTGTCAAGAAAAATTTTCCTTCCTTGATTATTTCTACCTGATTTGTCCTTCAATCGGTTGCCCAAGGAAAAAACTGATCTATATTTCAACTAAGAGAAAAAGGCAGAAATGCTTGAAATAAGGTTAAAATTTTAAGATTTAATCACTTGTGTTTCGCATGTTGAAAATTAGAGGGTTTTCGTTTTAAAAAAGAATTTTGTATGAAGAGTGAAAATAACGGTAGCACGTGCGACAAGGGGGTCAATCTTTGGCTCGGGCAAGCTCGCCGCAGGATGTGGCGTTGATACCCTCCAGCGCCACCATCAACCTTTCCAGATATCCAGCCGACTCCACGCTCCCCTCCGCCGGCGCCCAGGGCGCCCAGTCCTTGTCGTCCAGGGGAAGATAGGGTCCGGGCTTGGTCTCGAAGAACACCGTGCCGGTTTCGAGAGCGAGCACCGTATGCCAGGCGCCCGCGGGGAGATCGACGCCATGCGCGGCGCCGTCGCGCGCCAGGATGAGGGTGTGTTCGATGTGTCCGTCCTCCCGGAAAACGAAAACCCCGAGGCGGCCGCGCATTATAACGAAGGTTTCCGGCCGTGGGGGATCAAGGTGACGATGCGGCCGGATGTAGGAGCCGGGTTCGACGGCATTGAGCAGCCGTTGGCAGGGCTCGTCGTAGCCGGCATGAAGATTGTGGTTTTGCCGCAGGCGCGGATGGGACCGGGCGGCGGCGGTGAGCTGGTCGAGGAGAGAGGGGCCGATAATCTTCATGACGCGGGGAATCCTGGATCGTTGGGGTTTGCAGCTGAGGCGCGATGCGGCGGCGTGCATGTAGCCGGGGGGGCAACCCCCGGCGGGCAACGCGACGATAAATTTATTGCGTTCATCACCCGGCCATGAATGGCCGGGCTACCGACTTTAGGCCCCTCTTGGGGCGCAATCCTCGTCAATCCTTCGGAAGATATTGAACGCCCTCCCGATCCTTCAGGTCGGCATCCGAGGTGATGAGGGTGCAGGCGTGAATCCGTGCCGTGGCGAGGATGATCGCGTCGGCCATGGCCAGTTTTTCCTGGAGGGCGAGATCCGCCGCCGCCAACGCCAGGGAGTCGTCAAGGGGAATGACCTTGGAGTTTTTCATGTACCCTGCGGCGAGCAGGGCTTTCTCCTCGCCGGCCTCGCGTTTGAGAACCTTGTAGACCTCGTAGAGAACAATCGCGGGAACCAGCAGGTTCTCCGGGTCGGCGAGGTATTCCTGATAGGCGTCGGCCAGGTGTCCGTTGGTAAACCATTCCAACCATCCGCAGGAATCAACCAGGTGCATCAGAAGCGATCCTTTTTTTCCCGATAATCCGTCGTTTTCGCGCCGGCGGCGATGCCGCGCAATTCCTCAAGGGAGGCCTGGGGAATGAGAATCAGCATCCGGTCTTTTTCGATGACGGTGAGCTTCTGGTTGGGTTTGAGGTTGAGATG
This Geoalkalibacter sp. DNA region includes the following protein-coding sequences:
- a CDS encoding WbuC family cupin fold metalloprotein, with product MKIIGPSLLDQLTAAARSHPRLRQNHNLHAGYDEPCQRLLNAVEPGSYIRPHRHLDPPRPETFVIMRGRLGVFVFREDGHIEHTLILARDGAAHGVDLPAGAWHTVLALETGTVFFETKPGPYLPLDDKDWAPWAPAEGSVESAGYLERLMVALEGINATSCGELARAKD
- a CDS encoding type II toxin-antitoxin system VapC family toxin translates to MHLVDSCGWLEWFTNGHLADAYQEYLADPENLLVPAIVLYEVYKVLKREAGEEKALLAAGYMKNSKVIPLDDSLALAAADLALQEKLAMADAIILATARIHACTLITSDADLKDREGVQYLPKD
- a CDS encoding AbrB/MazE/SpoVT family DNA-binding domain-containing protein, which gives rise to MQTTISSKYQVVIPKPVREHLNLKPNQKLTVIEKDRMLILIPQASLEELRGIAAGAKTTDYREKKDRF